One segment of Triticum aestivum cultivar Chinese Spring chromosome 2A, IWGSC CS RefSeq v2.1, whole genome shotgun sequence DNA contains the following:
- the LOC123185422 gene encoding uncharacterized protein, which translates to MQAVRDYLAQTGIRRRKEKCRDKYLSKEKYMKVPPRWCADKMDCWEALVDEWCSPQWRVAHNIAKEKRLKMEGVPHHLGSVNLHGYGKNWSKHNKAPVPELFDLYGMSNIAPYKKAKAFSESDLENAENFSNKASHHKMVQYVKQGKARKGPDFNPSWPLDPELVMISGGGRSHGSLAIGNGLIRCSSTLP; encoded by the exons atgcaggctgttcgagactacttagCACAGACTGGTATTAGGAGGAGAAAAGAGAAGTGCCGggacaagtatctgagtaaggagaagtacatgaag gtgcccccgagatggtgtgcggacaagATGGACTgctgggaggcgttggtggatgagtggtgctctccccaatggcgcgTCGCCCACAACATTGCAAAGGAGAAGCGTCTcaaaatggaaggtgtgccacaccatctagGCAGCGTCAACCTACATGGGTACGGGAAAAACTGG TCAAAACACAACAAGGCTCCAGTGCCAgagctgttcgacctctatggcatgtccAATATTgcaccgtacaagaaggccaaggcattctctgagtctGACCTCGAAAATGCAGAGAACTTCAGCAACAAGGCCTCCCACCACAAGATGGTGCAGTACGTTaagcaggggaaggcgaggaaagggccggactttaacccgagctggcctcttgatccagagctggtgatgatatctggtggcgggaggtcccatggatcGTTAGCCATTGgtaatggactgatacgttgtagtagcactctcccgtag